AGATGCAAACGTCTGTTGAACTGATGGATAAAATTACTGAAACAGCAAACCAGATCAATGATATGACCACTCTAATTGCAACAGCTACGGAACAGCAAAGTAACGTAGTCGTTGATGTAGGTAGAAGTATTGAGCAAATCAGTGTCATCAGTGATGAGGTTATGAATGACCAATTAAGTACAGAGCAAGCTATTCAACAATTAGCTGACTCAGCTAAGGCATTGGATAAATTGGTTGCAAGCTTTTAGGACTTAAGTACAGATATTACGCAACGCTTTGTAACAATTTTTTCTTTATTTACTGCCAAGTTTCGCTAGTCTAATAAGAAAGGCTGTTGGGAGTAACTATGATGAAATCAAAGTTTCAAAGCGTTCTGTTGACTACATTTTTCGTAGCAATCAGTATAATAATTAGCGGATGTAAAACGATCCCTCCAGTTAACCCTCACAATCTCGCCCTTCTTAAACAGGCGCCATTTAAGACATTAAAAGTAGAGTCTCAAAAAGAAATATTTGTTTTAGATGAACAAATCATTACGTCGTTAGAAAAACACTTCCGGCAAGATAGCCAACCCGAGCTTAAACATGCTGAACTGATCATGCAGTTTTTGCTGGAAAACGGAGATGCATCATTATCATATATGAGCGATGCCAATCTCACTGCATCGCAAACATATCAAAATTTAAATGCAAATTGCCTATCATTGTCGATTTTGTCTTATAGCTTGTCCGAGTTTTTAAATCTAGAAGCCGAGTTTCAGAGGGTACATGTACCTGAGTATTGGGCTACCAGCCGTGGGTATAATTTTTTAAGTGGTCATATCAACCTGAAAATACACGAAGACAGAACCAAATATTTCACAAAGCAAGTACTTCATACCTCACCAAGAACATTGACCATTGACTTTGACCCCAACAGTAGACAGCAAGCATTCAAAACCACCCCAATAAGTAAAGAGCGGGTCACTGCGATGTTCTACAACAACAAAGGTGCGATCAATATGGTTGAAAACCAGTATGATTTGGCATTCAGCTATTTCTATGCAGCCATTAATATGGATCAAAACTATTCTAGCGCCTGGGCGAATTTGGCCATACTGTATAGAATGGCTGGAGATTTAAATACAGCCGAACGCCTTTACGAACAAGCCATTGCACTTGATCCGGACAATAATACCGCAAGAGGCAATCTAGCAGTGTTATACGATTTGACAGACAGGG
This genomic window from Pseudoalteromonas luteoviolacea contains:
- a CDS encoding tetratricopeptide repeat protein, with translation MMKSKFQSVLLTTFFVAISIIISGCKTIPPVNPHNLALLKQAPFKTLKVESQKEIFVLDEQIITSLEKHFRQDSQPELKHAELIMQFLLENGDASLSYMSDANLTASQTYQNLNANCLSLSILSYSLSEFLNLEAEFQRVHVPEYWATSRGYNFLSGHINLKIHEDRTKYFTKQVLHTSPRTLTIDFDPNSRQQAFKTTPISKERVTAMFYNNKGAINMVENQYDLAFSYFYAAINMDQNYSSAWANLAILYRMAGDLNTAERLYEQAIALDPDNNTARGNLAVLYDLTDRAEQAEVIRESLHQFRKSNPYYVLTLGNQAMEDGNIGKAIRHYRNALKLNNKLHEGHFALAKAYYAKGDIQLTKIHMKRALDLAEFEHNQIQYKGKLEWLDAVAKN